A region of Reichenbachiella carrageenanivorans DNA encodes the following proteins:
- a CDS encoding sulfatase — protein MSILRTTCILALLVVALVACKQHKPEVKPPNVLFIAVDDLNDWVGALGGHPDALTPNIDRLAARGVLFENANCQAPLCGPSRASIMTGLLPSTTGIYQHIADDQIKKSSTSLAQAQLLPEYFASHGYKTMGVGKLLHSGDEAGAFQQFGGTFGMFGPYPERRFKFDPEWFGQPKGTVTDWGAFPSQDESMPDYNIAQWAIDQLQQSHKDPFFLGVGFVRPHVPWYVPQQWLDKFELDSIDLPPYLATDFEDIPAIGQAIAEVPMMPTAEWAKQSGEWKAAVRAYLACMAFTDHYVGEVLKALAQSEYANNTIVVLWSDHGYHLGEKNRFAKHSLWQRSTHVPLIFAGQNLPQNKKVEAAVGLIDMYPTLADLCGLPVVDQLDGHSLRPLIDQPNQAWPYAAITTYGENNHSIKLGAYNYISYEDGTAELYDHQTDPNEWYNVASDTAYASVVAELKKQLPQVNAAQVEHSLSKVNAYFRNKKLVEYPNAFDEPKE, from the coding sequence ATGAGTATCCTTCGAACAACCTGTATACTGGCATTACTTGTAGTGGCTTTGGTCGCTTGCAAACAGCACAAACCAGAGGTGAAACCGCCCAATGTGCTCTTTATCGCAGTAGATGATCTCAATGATTGGGTGGGAGCACTAGGGGGACACCCTGATGCACTCACCCCCAACATAGACAGGCTGGCAGCTCGTGGCGTTTTGTTTGAAAATGCCAATTGTCAGGCACCATTGTGTGGCCCATCTCGGGCATCTATCATGACGGGTCTATTGCCATCTACTACAGGTATCTATCAGCACATTGCAGACGATCAGATCAAAAAAAGCAGTACATCATTGGCGCAAGCTCAGTTGCTTCCAGAATACTTTGCCTCGCATGGCTACAAAACTATGGGAGTAGGCAAGCTCTTGCATAGTGGAGATGAAGCAGGTGCTTTTCAGCAATTCGGAGGAACCTTCGGTATGTTTGGTCCTTATCCAGAGCGGAGATTTAAGTTCGACCCAGAGTGGTTTGGTCAGCCCAAAGGCACGGTTACCGACTGGGGAGCTTTTCCGAGTCAGGACGAATCTATGCCAGATTACAACATTGCCCAGTGGGCGATAGATCAGCTTCAGCAGTCGCACAAAGATCCATTCTTTTTAGGTGTAGGGTTTGTGCGTCCGCATGTGCCGTGGTATGTGCCACAGCAGTGGCTGGACAAGTTCGAACTAGACAGTATCGATCTGCCGCCTTATTTGGCTACTGATTTTGAGGACATCCCTGCGATAGGTCAGGCCATAGCAGAAGTGCCCATGATGCCAACTGCCGAATGGGCCAAGCAGTCTGGAGAATGGAAAGCCGCAGTACGCGCCTATTTGGCTTGTATGGCTTTCACGGATCATTATGTGGGCGAGGTGCTAAAGGCCTTGGCGCAAAGCGAGTATGCCAACAACACGATAGTGGTGTTGTGGTCGGATCATGGATATCACTTGGGTGAAAAAAATCGCTTTGCTAAGCATTCGCTATGGCAACGCTCCACACATGTGCCGCTTATTTTTGCAGGTCAAAATCTACCTCAAAACAAGAAGGTAGAGGCCGCAGTAGGGCTGATCGATATGTACCCAACACTCGCCGATCTGTGTGGATTGCCTGTAGTAGATCAGCTAGACGGACACAGTCTACGACCTTTGATCGATCAACCCAACCAGGCGTGGCCTTATGCTGCCATTACGACCTACGGAGAAAACAATCACAGCATAAAACTAGGAGCATACAACTATATCAGTTATGAAGATGGTACAGCAGAACTCTACGATCATCAGACAGACCCAAACGAATGGTACAATGTGGCTTCTGATACTGCCTATGCATCGGTGGTAGCCGAACTGAAAAAGCAACTGCCTCAAGTAAACGCAGCACAGGTAGAGCACAGCCTGAGCAAGGTCAATGCCTACTTTCGGAATAAGAAACTGGTAGAATACCCCAATGCCTTCGACGAGCCAAAGGAATGA
- a CDS encoding sulfatase family protein, translated as MKLFTYLLLISTCISFQSRATEPADGEKKKKPNVLIIFPDQLRRYSAGFWSEEPYRDQVIGKPDPVVTPNIDKLAKNGVVFTQAVSNFPLCSPYRGMMLSGRYPEQNGIWNNCRQDRNESLRDDIPTITDLFYDAGYNTSYFGKCHWLKNDPLFDENGNYKGTTEAPGGHYANQYDTYIPNGPSRHSIEYFYQSVKDEHYNPMVYASDPAAVGGKSDGELYLPKTFSAKNEADLIVDYLKNQNKQRDNDKPFCMIWSLNPPHNPWTDESTDMEALHEHYDTDKFPKVDQSLVVRENADLEVANYARHYFANVTSVDTYIGQVLDQLSAMGELDNTIVIFSSDHGEMLGSHGKEGKNTVELEAMAIPFIVHYPDRLKGESITDLLISVPDVLPTTMGLAGLNKQIPKGIEGYDFSDYLENPAKSKVKKPEAVLVMLGNARGVLSDRYTLCLRENKKAWAKKQGTDLAESFMYDNVEDPYQLNKIPLDQKPTESKALLKILAEELKRTNDPWYQKKKYSEVIPYN; from the coding sequence ATGAAACTATTTACATACCTATTGTTGATCTCTACCTGTATCAGTTTTCAGAGCCGAGCCACTGAGCCGGCCGATGGAGAGAAGAAAAAGAAACCCAATGTATTGATCATCTTTCCAGACCAATTGCGCAGGTATAGCGCTGGTTTTTGGTCTGAGGAACCTTATAGAGATCAAGTGATAGGCAAGCCAGATCCTGTGGTCACGCCCAACATAGACAAGCTCGCTAAAAATGGTGTAGTGTTTACTCAGGCAGTGAGCAACTTCCCGCTTTGTAGCCCATACCGAGGCATGATGCTGTCGGGCAGGTACCCTGAGCAAAATGGTATTTGGAACAACTGTAGACAAGACAGAAACGAAAGTCTAAGAGATGATATTCCCACCATTACGGATTTGTTTTATGATGCTGGATACAACACTTCCTATTTCGGAAAATGTCATTGGCTGAAAAACGACCCGCTTTTCGACGAAAACGGCAACTATAAGGGAACCACAGAGGCACCTGGCGGGCACTATGCCAATCAGTACGATACTTACATCCCCAATGGCCCATCACGGCACAGTATTGAGTATTTCTACCAGTCTGTGAAAGATGAACACTACAACCCTATGGTGTATGCTAGTGACCCAGCGGCAGTAGGTGGCAAGTCTGATGGTGAGTTGTATCTGCCCAAGACATTTTCAGCTAAAAACGAAGCGGATCTTATCGTCGATTACTTAAAAAATCAAAACAAACAAAGAGATAACGACAAGCCGTTTTGCATGATTTGGTCGCTAAACCCCCCACACAATCCATGGACGGATGAAAGTACAGACATGGAAGCGCTACATGAGCATTACGACACAGACAAATTCCCTAAAGTAGATCAGTCGTTGGTAGTAAGAGAAAATGCAGACTTAGAAGTAGCCAATTACGCCAGACACTACTTTGCCAATGTGACGAGCGTAGATACCTACATTGGCCAAGTATTGGATCAGCTTAGCGCAATGGGAGAACTGGACAATACGATTGTGATCTTCAGCTCAGATCACGGCGAAATGCTCGGTAGTCATGGAAAAGAAGGTAAAAACACAGTAGAATTAGAGGCTATGGCCATTCCATTTATCGTGCATTACCCTGATAGACTCAAAGGAGAATCTATCACAGATTTGCTCATCAGTGTGCCAGATGTATTGCCTACCACTATGGGATTAGCTGGTTTGAATAAGCAAATACCCAAAGGAATAGAAGGGTACGATTTTTCTGATTACCTAGAAAACCCTGCCAAGAGCAAAGTGAAAAAGCCAGAAGCAGTATTGGTGATGCTAGGCAATGCCAGAGGCGTACTGTCGGATAGATACACGTTATGCCTAAGAGAAAACAAAAAAGCATGGGCAAAAAAGCAAGGAACAGATTTGGCGGAATCTTTTATGTATGACAATGTAGAAGATCCTTATCAGCTCAATAAAATTCCTTTGGATCAAAAGCCAACAGAGTCCAAAGCGCTATTAAAAATATTAGCCGAAGAGCTCAAACGCACCAACGATCCTTGGTACCAAAAGAAAAAATACAGCGAAGTCATCCCTTACAACTAA
- a CDS encoding RagB/SusD family nutrient uptake outer membrane protein has translation MKKIKEHKANWLKHIGVMVLLMISASSCKEYLEVEPYSDWNADEFYSNEDEIEIALAGIYSILASDEVYGQAMTIIMESGTDEGYYNRRYNENWTVGLYRHTAADNYVAGLWKTLYSCINQVNLFEEKMDRSAFEEEVANQYLAEVRFLRALAYANLTNWYGEVPLKLTPVTDQSDNDQAVATLGELYAQIIADYTFATEHLLRASDPNYIPGRANKAAAHGLLARVYLKMSGYPLFENHYEDVMAQCDSVFADGYHGLTQATGTNDGYREHFLNYIENTYSPQESLFEVSFSYLGELGLTVHGRLGGLNGVVFGYGGGQEGYPSAYAMYNASPVMDNIYDDPDDVRLAWNVASYQYTNGGDIKRVTGPLATQHCPAKYRRWEPLDWADLDITPASGTLEPYKILETASTLNRNFTSINFPVLRYSDVLLMYAEAANEHNGTPTVKALESLNQVRNRAGLANIETIAPVVATNHDLFFKEIVDERLRELCFEGVRKHDLIRWELLDDKLAETAAAIKASPDYNPGNEDQNAFLRASNNFDPSKHLSLPYPLQEVTINKLLAQKTGW, from the coding sequence ATGAAAAAGATAAAAGAACATAAAGCAAATTGGCTGAAGCACATAGGAGTGATGGTACTCCTGATGATAAGTGCGAGTAGCTGTAAAGAATACCTCGAAGTAGAACCTTATTCTGATTGGAATGCAGATGAATTTTACTCCAACGAGGACGAAATAGAAATAGCACTGGCAGGGATATATTCTATTCTTGCTTCTGATGAAGTGTATGGACAAGCGATGACAATCATCATGGAGTCAGGTACTGATGAGGGCTATTACAACCGTAGATACAATGAAAACTGGACGGTAGGGCTCTACCGTCATACTGCTGCCGATAATTATGTGGCAGGCTTGTGGAAAACGCTCTATTCCTGTATCAATCAAGTCAATCTATTCGAAGAAAAAATGGATAGGTCGGCATTTGAAGAAGAAGTGGCTAATCAATATTTAGCAGAAGTGAGATTTCTTAGAGCGTTGGCTTATGCCAATCTTACCAACTGGTATGGCGAAGTGCCTTTGAAATTGACTCCAGTCACAGATCAGAGCGACAATGATCAGGCTGTAGCTACATTGGGTGAGTTGTATGCGCAAATTATCGCAGATTATACTTTTGCCACTGAACATTTGCTGAGAGCAAGCGATCCAAATTATATCCCAGGCAGAGCCAACAAAGCGGCTGCTCATGGTTTACTCGCTAGAGTGTATTTGAAAATGTCGGGTTATCCGTTATTCGAAAATCACTACGAAGACGTAATGGCGCAGTGTGATAGTGTATTTGCAGACGGTTATCACGGTCTTACTCAGGCTACTGGTACCAACGACGGCTATCGCGAGCATTTCCTCAATTACATAGAGAATACGTACAGCCCACAAGAAAGCTTGTTCGAAGTCTCATTTTCTTATTTAGGAGAATTGGGTCTTACAGTACACGGCAGATTGGGTGGATTGAACGGCGTAGTATTTGGTTATGGTGGAGGTCAGGAAGGATACCCTTCGGCCTATGCGATGTACAATGCCTCACCAGTGATGGATAACATCTATGATGATCCTGACGATGTAAGGTTGGCTTGGAATGTGGCTAGTTACCAGTATACAAATGGTGGTGATATCAAACGAGTTACTGGGCCATTGGCTACACAGCATTGCCCTGCCAAATACCGAAGATGGGAGCCATTGGATTGGGCTGATCTCGATATTACACCAGCTTCGGGAACATTAGAGCCCTACAAAATACTAGAGACGGCATCTACACTCAATAGAAACTTTACCTCGATCAATTTCCCTGTGTTGAGATATTCGGATGTGTTGCTCATGTATGCCGAAGCTGCCAACGAGCACAACGGTACACCTACAGTCAAAGCTTTGGAATCACTCAACCAAGTGAGAAACAGAGCAGGGTTAGCCAATATCGAAACCATAGCACCAGTAGTAGCGACTAATCATGACTTGTTCTTCAAAGAGATCGTAGATGAGCGTTTGCGCGAATTGTGTTTCGAAGGTGTGCGTAAGCACGATTTGATTCGCTGGGAATTACTAGATGATAAATTGGCTGAAACAGCCGCTGCTATCAAGGCCAGTCCAGACTATAATCCAGGAAACGAAGATCAAAACGCTTTCTTGAGAGCGTCCAACAACTTTGATCCGTCTAAGCACCTCTCGTTGCCTTACCCGCTACAAGAAGTGACCATCAATAAGCTCTTGGCTCAAAAGACAGGGTGGTAA
- a CDS encoding YesU family protein, giving the protein MKVIRPQWIMALMGLIFFLETYGQSQKAQTFDRLLSANWKEVLVEEGTSPWQDQWFLDGLEARVEQTPGGFSFYAGPDQFNDSSHAVLWTKKSFKGDIKIEYDFTKLDDRLVNVNILYIQAMGHSPKPKDIRKWADQRTVPAMRLYFDHMDAYHISYAAFHTVNSDEQADYLQARRYMPEWEQGLKNTAYGQRYEKTGLFQTGVTYHLVVIKKGNDLYMQVTGKDEDRLFHWQDNSFPLINEGRIGLRQMYTRHSKYRNFKISTAK; this is encoded by the coding sequence ATGAAAGTAATTAGACCTCAATGGATCATGGCTTTGATGGGCTTGATATTCTTTCTAGAGACTTATGGCCAAAGTCAAAAAGCACAGACTTTCGATAGACTCCTATCGGCCAACTGGAAAGAGGTCTTGGTAGAGGAGGGTACTAGCCCTTGGCAGGACCAATGGTTTTTGGATGGTCTGGAGGCTAGGGTAGAGCAGACGCCAGGTGGTTTTTCATTCTATGCTGGTCCAGATCAGTTCAATGACAGTAGCCATGCTGTACTTTGGACCAAAAAATCATTCAAAGGAGATATCAAGATCGAATATGATTTCACTAAACTCGACGATCGTTTGGTCAATGTAAACATCCTCTATATTCAGGCCATGGGGCATAGCCCAAAACCTAAAGACATTCGCAAATGGGCAGACCAGCGTACCGTACCTGCTATGCGCTTATATTTCGACCATATGGACGCATATCACATCAGTTATGCTGCCTTTCATACGGTCAACTCAGATGAGCAAGCTGATTACCTACAAGCTCGACGATATATGCCCGAGTGGGAGCAAGGGCTTAAAAATACAGCATACGGACAACGCTACGAAAAGACAGGCCTTTTTCAAACAGGCGTAACGTATCACCTAGTAGTAATAAAAAAAGGCAATGACCTGTATATGCAAGTGACGGGTAAGGACGAAGATCGTTTGTTCCATTGGCAGGACAACAGTTTTCCTTTGATTAACGAAGGGCGTATAGGACTCAGACAGATGTATACACGGCATTCAAAATATAGAAATTTTAAGATCTCAACAGCTAAATAA
- a CDS encoding SusC/RagA family TonB-linked outer membrane protein, translating to MKKFIITILALSFSLVGWAQQHQVSGKVVDERGEGLPGSYILVKGGNVGVVTDVDGNYRLDKLSDTDVLIFSFLGYKSQEIAIAGRSVVDVNLEPEATSLQEVVVVGYSEVKKRDVTGAVGQVDTEDIMKTATSNFDQALAGRIAGVQVTASDGTPGGAAQIVIRGGNSITGDNSPLYVIDGVPYEGFDPASLSSQDIKSFDVLKDASATAIYGSRGANGVIVITTKGGRTDGKTDVHLGISQGVQYIPKRLEVLSPYQYAKYQENVAYAKDGYGVGTYTNQYRKNWGDPEAYKGMEGTSWQDEIFREASLKKYSLSMNGGNKTTSIYYSGEYVDQEGTLVNTGFKKIINNLKFTHKLNDKLQVRGALQYSYINRSGINISGNTYTSIIRDAIQFRPIDPINDDGLIDGYDENDPQFQYLFNPLKNLQNTTRNYRYDVIRGNVDLIYKIIKGLTFKASGGFQSDNRKENVFYGAETQQGFRGNDHVNGTITNRRYQTLTTSNTLNYKVPLSKAHDLQVLGGFEGQARLYDYAWLKSSEIPTDAFGIDNLGLGTSPAIPQTFRSENTLLSYFGRVSYSLNDKYLLTANFRADGSSKFLEENRWGYFPSFAMAWRLGDEEFMKPVGIISDLKVRAGWGLTGNNRIGDYDAYNLLGVTTSSGYVWGTGETYVPGAQQTNLGVPDLRWETTAQSNIGVDFGFMAQRVQGSVDVYLKRTKDLLLNAEMSLSTGFDKVRQNIGEVENKGLEISLTSTNVRSGKFEWRSNFNIAFNRNKVIQLNEGQEAIYTDPEWNNGFAEYQYITKVGEPVGQVFGLVYDGLYQMDDFVWDAQTNNYILKEDIPDNGTSPVAPGSIKYVDVNGDGTINIDDRQIIGNTQAKHTGGFSNDFRLGGFDLQVFFQWSYGAEILNGNQAAFATPSGSSLSGFPELLDAWTPLNTDTDVNTVVYNLVYGAPPKGNQISDRYIEDGSFIRLKTVSLGYNLPASLLERIKVKSCRISVSAQNLKTWTNYSGYDPEVSVGKFGALTPNLDYSAYPQSVTISGGLDITF from the coding sequence TCAAAGGAGGAAATGTAGGCGTAGTCACAGATGTAGATGGTAATTACAGGTTAGATAAGTTATCAGACACAGACGTACTCATTTTTAGCTTTTTGGGATACAAATCTCAGGAAATAGCGATTGCTGGACGTAGCGTAGTTGATGTGAATTTAGAACCAGAGGCTACCAGCCTACAGGAAGTGGTCGTGGTAGGCTACTCAGAGGTGAAAAAGAGAGATGTCACAGGTGCAGTAGGACAGGTAGATACAGAAGATATCATGAAGACTGCCACCTCCAATTTCGATCAGGCACTTGCCGGTCGGATAGCAGGGGTACAGGTGACTGCTTCTGATGGTACGCCAGGGGGAGCAGCTCAGATTGTGATCAGAGGAGGAAACTCCATTACTGGAGACAACTCACCACTATATGTGATAGATGGAGTGCCTTACGAAGGATTCGATCCAGCCAGTTTAAGTTCACAAGATATCAAGTCATTTGACGTACTGAAAGATGCATCTGCTACAGCTATTTATGGATCTAGAGGTGCCAATGGAGTGATCGTGATTACGACCAAAGGAGGACGAACAGACGGCAAAACCGATGTGCACTTAGGGATTTCTCAAGGGGTTCAATACATACCTAAAAGATTAGAAGTCCTTAGCCCATATCAGTATGCTAAGTATCAAGAAAACGTAGCTTATGCCAAAGACGGCTATGGCGTGGGTACATACACTAATCAGTATAGAAAAAACTGGGGAGACCCAGAAGCCTACAAAGGAATGGAAGGTACTAGCTGGCAAGATGAAATTTTCAGAGAAGCCTCTCTGAAAAAATACAGCTTGTCTATGAACGGAGGTAATAAAACTACCTCGATCTACTACAGTGGAGAGTATGTGGACCAAGAAGGTACGTTGGTCAATACAGGGTTTAAGAAAATCATAAACAACCTCAAGTTTACCCACAAGCTCAATGATAAACTACAAGTACGTGGGGCTTTGCAGTACAGCTATATCAACAGAAGCGGTATCAATATTTCAGGTAACACTTACACCAGTATCATTAGAGATGCGATTCAGTTTAGACCGATAGACCCGATCAATGATGATGGGTTGATCGATGGGTATGACGAAAACGACCCTCAGTTTCAGTACCTTTTCAATCCTTTGAAAAACTTGCAGAATACGACCAGAAACTATCGTTACGATGTGATCAGAGGTAATGTAGATTTAATTTATAAAATCATCAAAGGGCTTACTTTTAAAGCATCTGGTGGTTTTCAGTCTGACAACAGAAAAGAGAATGTATTTTATGGTGCAGAGACGCAGCAAGGATTCAGAGGCAATGATCACGTGAATGGTACCATTACCAATCGTCGTTATCAGACACTCACTACGTCAAACACATTAAACTACAAGGTCCCACTATCTAAAGCACATGATTTGCAGGTGTTAGGTGGATTCGAAGGACAGGCCAGATTGTATGATTACGCTTGGTTGAAAAGTTCAGAAATCCCTACCGATGCCTTTGGTATAGACAACCTCGGTTTGGGTACTTCGCCAGCTATTCCACAGACCTTCAGATCAGAAAACACACTATTGTCGTACTTCGGTAGAGTGAGCTATTCGCTTAACGATAAGTACTTGTTGACAGCCAATTTCAGAGCGGATGGATCATCCAAGTTTTTAGAAGAAAATCGATGGGGTTACTTCCCGTCATTTGCAATGGCTTGGAGATTGGGTGACGAAGAGTTTATGAAACCTGTAGGTATCATTTCAGACTTGAAAGTGAGAGCTGGTTGGGGACTTACAGGAAACAACCGAATCGGAGATTACGATGCCTACAACTTGCTCGGAGTCACTACCAGTAGTGGATATGTGTGGGGTACAGGTGAAACCTACGTGCCAGGTGCACAGCAGACTAACTTGGGTGTGCCAGATTTGAGATGGGAGACTACAGCTCAGTCTAATATTGGGGTTGATTTCGGCTTTATGGCACAGCGAGTCCAAGGTTCCGTTGACGTCTATCTCAAGCGTACCAAAGATCTATTGCTGAATGCAGAAATGTCGTTGAGCACTGGGTTCGACAAGGTAAGACAAAACATCGGAGAGGTAGAAAACAAAGGTTTGGAGATCAGCCTGACGAGCACCAATGTGAGGTCTGGCAAATTTGAATGGCGATCTAATTTCAACATTGCTTTCAATAGAAACAAAGTAATTCAACTCAACGAAGGCCAAGAAGCGATATATACAGATCCTGAATGGAACAACGGGTTTGCAGAATATCAGTACATCACCAAGGTAGGCGAGCCAGTAGGTCAGGTCTTTGGGTTGGTCTACGATGGCCTTTATCAAATGGACGACTTTGTATGGGATGCACAGACGAACAACTACATACTCAAAGAGGATATACCAGACAACGGTACTTCGCCTGTAGCTCCTGGTAGTATCAAGTATGTCGATGTAAACGGTGACGGTACCATCAATATCGACGACAGACAGATCATAGGAAATACCCAAGCCAAGCATACAGGTGGATTCTCCAACGATTTCAGACTTGGAGGATTCGACTTGCAAGTATTCTTTCAGTGGTCGTATGGTGCAGAGATACTTAATGGTAACCAAGCAGCTTTTGCTACACCTAGTGGCTCTTCGTTGAGTGGCTTCCCAGAGTTGCTCGATGCATGGACTCCTCTCAATACCGATACAGATGTCAATACCGTAGTATATAACCTGGTCTATGGTGCACCGCCAAAAGGCAACCAAATAAGTGATAGATATATTGAGGACGGGTCATTCATTCGACTAAAAACGGTATCGTTGGGTTACAACTTGCCAGCTTCTTTGCTGGAAAGAATCAAAGTGAAATCTTGTAGAATTTCTGTGTCTGCACAAAATCTCAAGACTTGGACCAACTATTCTGGCTACGATCCAGAAGTATCAGTGGGTAAGTTCGGAGCGCTCACGCCCAATTTAGATTATTCAGCATACCCTCAGAGTGTTACTATTTCTGGTGGCTTGGATATTACATTTTAA